One genomic region from Prunus persica cultivar Lovell chromosome G3, Prunus_persica_NCBIv2, whole genome shotgun sequence encodes:
- the LOC18782468 gene encoding probable magnesium transporter NIPA8 isoform X2, whose amino-acid sequence MGEWVVGAFINLFGSIAINFGTNLLKLGHNERERHSILESEGASGKLPLKPIIHFQTWRVGFLFFVLGNCLNFISFGYAAQSLLAALGSIQFISNIAFAYFVLNKMVTVKVMVATAFIVLGNIFLVAFGNHQSPVYTPEQLAEKYSNIAFLLYCLILVLVVALQHSIYRRGELLHAVSGQDLRPYWHMLLPFSYAIVSGAVGSFSVLFAKSLSNLLRLAMSSSYQLHSWFTYSMLLLFLSTAGFWMARLNEGLSLFDAILIVPMFQIAWTFFSICTGFVYFQEYQVLNALRTTMFILGMMSVFVGISLLAPDDSKGAEVKDNSSLVSVMSSTIPKDAGRLAVPSEDIQIRDTRSFVQGILVKISDTIVKAKTACALSLGFGEDSINASAVLVMPMVSSKITGFRGNGFDRAKIFSMKNSGWTKISMDEDATKMLETSPVLPESP is encoded by the exons ATGGGGGAGTGGGTCGTTGGAGCTTTCATCAACCTTTTCGGCAGCATTGCCATCAACTTTGGAACTAACCTTCTGAAATTGGGGCATAATGAG agagagagacattCAATACTAGAAAGTGAAGGAGCAAGTGGAAAGCTTCCTTTGAAGCCTATTATACACTTTCAGACATGGAGAGTTG gctttttatttttcgttcTTGGTAATTGCCTAAATTTCATATCCTTCGGATATGCTGCTCAG TCACTTCTTGCGGCACTGGGTTCTATTCAGTTTATATCCAACATTGCATTTGCTTACTTTGTGTTAAACAAAATGGTGACTGTTAA GGTAATGGTTGCCACAGCCTTTATTGTTCTTGGGAACATTTTTCTTGTTGCTTTTGGCAACCACCAATCACCTG TATACACACCAGAACAGCTGGCCGAGAAATACAGCAACATTGCATTCCTTCTTTACTGCCtaattttggttttagttgTTGCCTTACAGCACTCCATTTACAG GAGAGGAGAACTTCTGCATGCTGTTTCTGGACAGGATCTAAGACCCTATTGGCATATGCTACTTCCTTTTTCCTATGCTATAGTTTCAGGTGCTGTTGGGTCATTCTCAGTGTTGTTTGCAAAATCTCT CTCTAACCTGCTACGCTTGGCCATGTCTAGCAGTTATCAGTTACATAGCTGGTTCACATACTCCATGCTCCTTTTATTTCTAAGTACAGCTGGATTTTGG ATGGCCCGGTTGAATGAAGGATTGTCATTATTCGATGCAATCCTTATTGTTCCTATGTTTCAGATTGCTTGGACATTCTTTTCCATTTGTACAGGATTTGTATATTTTCAAGAATaccag GTATTAAATGCACTAAGGACAACAATGTTCATACTGGGCATGATGTCTGTGTTCGTAGGCATTTCTTTGCTGGCACCTGATGATTCAAAAG GTGCTGAAGTCAAAGATAATTCATCTTTAGTTTCTGTGATGTCTTCAACCATTCCAAAAGACGCGGGCAG GCTAGCTGTTCCATCTGAAGATATACAAATTAGAGACACAAGATCATTTGTGCAAGGAATCCTGGTGAAGATTTCAGATACAATAGTGAAGGCAAAG ACTGCTTGTGCGTTGTCACTTGGATTTGGAGAGGATTCAATTAATGCATCTGCGGTCCTTGTGATGCCCATGGTGTCATCAAAGATAACGGGCTTTAGAGGAAACGGGTTTGACCGGGCGAAGATTTTCTCCATGAAAAATTCTGGTTGGACTAAGATCTCTATGGATGAAGATGCTACAAAGATGCTAGAGACAAGCCCTGTGCTTCCTGAGAGCCCTTGA
- the LOC18784279 gene encoding syntaxin-22: MSFQDVQNSGGRGKKAAASPSQAVAAGIFQINTAVSTFRRLVDAIGTAKDTPDHRQKLHNTRQRILELVKDTSAKLKALSESDHHINVNPSKQIEDAKLARDFQTTLQEFQKVQQLASERESSYMPSLPLAAATSAASASEEHLEPTSTRDQHRQPFLQEQKRQEVLLLDNEISFNEAIIEEREHGIREIEEQIGQANEIFKDLAVLVHEQGVVIDDIHSNIDNSSAATTQARVQLAKASKGVKSRSSWCWWVVAVCVVVVVVVLIVLII, from the exons atgagctTTCAAGATGTGCAGAATAGCGGAGGAAGGGGAAAGAAGGCAGCAGCGTCTCCGTCGCAGGCGGTGGCTGCCGGAATATTCCAGATCAACACTGCCGTTTCCACTTTCCGTCGACTGGTCGATGCCATCGGCACTGCCAAGGACACTCCCGACCACCGCCAAAAGCT ACACAACACAAGGCAACGCATACTTGAGCTTGTCAAAGATACGTCTGCCAAGCTCAAAGCCCTCAGCGAATCTGATCACCACATCAATGTCAAT CCCAGTAAGCAGATAGAAGATGCCAAGCTTGCAAGGGATTTCCAAACAACATTGCAAGAATTCCAGAAAGTTCAGCAGCTCGCCTCTGAGCGCGAGTCTTCTTACATGCCTTCCTTGCCATTGGCAGCAGCAAC CTCTGCGGCCTCTGCCTCTGAGGAACATTTGGAACCTACCAGCACCAGGGATCAGCACCGCCAACCTTTCCTTCAGGAGCAAAAGAG GCAGGAAGTACTTTTGCTTGACAATGAGATTTCTTTCAATGAGGCCATAATTGAGGAGAGGGAACACGGTATTAGAGAGATAGAAGAACAAATCGGACAAGCTAACGAAATTTTCAAGGACCTTGCAGTTCTCGTTCATGAGCAGGGTGTAGTCATTG ATGACATTCACTCTAACATTGACAACTCTTCTGCTGCAACGACCCAAGCCAGAGTTCAACTAGCTAAGGCCTCCAAAGGAGTTAAATCCAGATCATCATGG TGTTGGTGGGTGGTGGCGGTTTGTGTGGTGGTGGTCGTAGTCGTCCTCATCGTCCTTATCATATAA
- the LOC18783871 gene encoding uncharacterized protein LOC18783871 translates to MEHRSMEYSSRQRYWVLEIKLMSCKDLKAFNFFQKLSVYAIVSLKVISDDAEKKVKEAEEQMNEEVVEQQIKKTPTDGEGDGNPEWNHEMRFEFDHNDDHRQLKDGRLLIHFDLRHQGLGILGIGDRSIGEVRVPLNDLMIPHIPPSPANNSGLGLGLGGVQQQQQQARYVNYQVRTSDEKPNGILTFSYKLKLLIKGAGTDDPRIQYPTITLEEDDDDDIIHKFNNTNSDITSSGSQQQQEYYYTSNISSAAPAPAHNNNYLQSQSQLQADHQQICSSCLPQYHHPYDPLVAVAVAGHRTYHPPPPPPPPPPLMADHMASYPYHPPPPGHGMVHPPWPPHPYHDYGPWSPPAGIRRRPHGDGHGHEHGFF, encoded by the exons ATGGAGCATAGATCAATGGAGTATTCCAGCAGACAACGTTATTGGGTGTTAGAAATCAAACTCATGTCGTGCAAAGATCTGAAAGCCTTCAACTTCTTTCAGAAACTCTCAGTTTATGCGATTGTGTCGCTGAAGGTAATTAGCGATGATGCGGAGAAGAAAGTAAAAGAAGCAGAAGAGCAGATGAATGAAGAGGTAGTGGagcaacaaattaaaaaaacaccaaCTGATGGGGAAGGAGATGGAAATCCTGAATGGAATCACGAGATGCGGTTTGAGTTTGATCATAATGATGATCATCGTCAGTTGAAGGATGGACGGCTCTTGATTCACTTTGATCTGCGGCATCAGGGTCTGGGAATATTGGGAATCGGAGACAGAAGTATAGGAGAGGTTCGTGTTCCCTTGAATGATCTGATGATCCCACATATCCCACCGTCGCCGGCGAATAATTCTGGACTTGGACTTGGACTTGGAGGagtgcagcagcagcagcagcaggcaAGGTATGTGAATTATCAGGTCCGGACTAGCGatgaaaaacccaatgggatatTGACCTTCTCCTACAAGCTGAAGCTACTCATTAAG GGTGCAGGTACTGATGATCCGCGTATTCAATACCCCACAATTactttggaagaagatgacgatGATGATATTATACACAAGTTCAACAACACTAATTCTGATATTACGAGTTCCGGATCCCAGCAGCAGCAGGAATATTATTACACATCAAACATATCATCAGCTGCGCCCGCGCCCGcacataataataattatttgcAATCACAATCACAGTTACAAGCTGATCATCAACAAATATGCAGCAGCTGCCTACCACAATATCATCATCCTTATGATCCACTAGTAGCAGTAGCAGTAGCAGGTCATCGCACCTATCatccaccgccaccaccaccgccacctCCCCCGCTCATGGCGGATCATATGGCATCTTACCCTTACCACCCTCCTCCACCCGGCCATGGGATGGTCCATCCTCCATGGCCACCCCATCCTTACCATGATTACGGTCCTTGGAGCCCGCCAGCTGGGATTCGACGACGCCCACATGGAGATGGACATGGACATGAACatgggtttttttaa
- the LOC18782468 gene encoding probable magnesium transporter NIPA8 isoform X1, with translation MGEWVVGAFINLFGSIAINFGTNLLKLGHNERERHSILESEGASGKLPLKPIIHFQTWRVGFLFFVLGNCLNFISFGYAAQSLLAALGSIQFISNIAFAYFVLNKMVTVKVMVATAFIVLGNIFLVAFGNHQSPVYTPEQLAEKYSNIAFLLYCLILVLVVALQHSIYRRGELLHAVSGQDLRPYWHMLLPFSYAIVSGAVGSFSVLFAKSLSNLLRLAMSSSYQLHSWFTYSMLLLFLSTAGFWVSVIAEPTFNFMMARLNEGLSLFDAILIVPMFQIAWTFFSICTGFVYFQEYQVLNALRTTMFILGMMSVFVGISLLAPDDSKGAEVKDNSSLVSVMSSTIPKDAGRLAVPSEDIQIRDTRSFVQGILVKISDTIVKAKTACALSLGFGEDSINASAVLVMPMVSSKITGFRGNGFDRAKIFSMKNSGWTKISMDEDATKMLETSPVLPESP, from the exons ATGGGGGAGTGGGTCGTTGGAGCTTTCATCAACCTTTTCGGCAGCATTGCCATCAACTTTGGAACTAACCTTCTGAAATTGGGGCATAATGAG agagagagacattCAATACTAGAAAGTGAAGGAGCAAGTGGAAAGCTTCCTTTGAAGCCTATTATACACTTTCAGACATGGAGAGTTG gctttttatttttcgttcTTGGTAATTGCCTAAATTTCATATCCTTCGGATATGCTGCTCAG TCACTTCTTGCGGCACTGGGTTCTATTCAGTTTATATCCAACATTGCATTTGCTTACTTTGTGTTAAACAAAATGGTGACTGTTAA GGTAATGGTTGCCACAGCCTTTATTGTTCTTGGGAACATTTTTCTTGTTGCTTTTGGCAACCACCAATCACCTG TATACACACCAGAACAGCTGGCCGAGAAATACAGCAACATTGCATTCCTTCTTTACTGCCtaattttggttttagttgTTGCCTTACAGCACTCCATTTACAG GAGAGGAGAACTTCTGCATGCTGTTTCTGGACAGGATCTAAGACCCTATTGGCATATGCTACTTCCTTTTTCCTATGCTATAGTTTCAGGTGCTGTTGGGTCATTCTCAGTGTTGTTTGCAAAATCTCT CTCTAACCTGCTACGCTTGGCCATGTCTAGCAGTTATCAGTTACATAGCTGGTTCACATACTCCATGCTCCTTTTATTTCTAAGTACAGCTGGATTTTGGGTATCAGTTATTGCAGAGCCaactttcaatttcatg ATGGCCCGGTTGAATGAAGGATTGTCATTATTCGATGCAATCCTTATTGTTCCTATGTTTCAGATTGCTTGGACATTCTTTTCCATTTGTACAGGATTTGTATATTTTCAAGAATaccag GTATTAAATGCACTAAGGACAACAATGTTCATACTGGGCATGATGTCTGTGTTCGTAGGCATTTCTTTGCTGGCACCTGATGATTCAAAAG GTGCTGAAGTCAAAGATAATTCATCTTTAGTTTCTGTGATGTCTTCAACCATTCCAAAAGACGCGGGCAG GCTAGCTGTTCCATCTGAAGATATACAAATTAGAGACACAAGATCATTTGTGCAAGGAATCCTGGTGAAGATTTCAGATACAATAGTGAAGGCAAAG ACTGCTTGTGCGTTGTCACTTGGATTTGGAGAGGATTCAATTAATGCATCTGCGGTCCTTGTGATGCCCATGGTGTCATCAAAGATAACGGGCTTTAGAGGAAACGGGTTTGACCGGGCGAAGATTTTCTCCATGAAAAATTCTGGTTGGACTAAGATCTCTATGGATGAAGATGCTACAAAGATGCTAGAGACAAGCCCTGTGCTTCCTGAGAGCCCTTGA
- the LOC18782244 gene encoding uncharacterized protein LOC18782244, protein MKKKVSALVKQIIAAVSSIAKNKTLALRSKTRAIKTRIIIFSLLNRRFVMSSISHKLQALLGQQQHHYPESDDDDHQEDQDQSKGKAGALVVNPSSSNNDIINVVVSHRSHQHQPVDLIINPTDDDHIHMTADSEDNIDIDHDIDHGYLHHLVEAQAQAGDHHLDVDRYCEEEDQFESVIDIVKNSKQQAGQAFSLEDDIDHVADLFIRRVHRQITIQKQHSFKSKRHQ, encoded by the coding sequence atgaagaagaaagtatCTGCACTAGTGAAGCAGATAATAGCTGCAGTGAGCTCAATTGCGAAGAATAAAACTCTGGCCCTTAGGAGCAAAACCAGAGCCATAAAGACTCGAATCATTATATTCTCGTTGCTGAACAGGAGGTTTGTGATGAGCTCCATCTCTCACAAGCTCCAGGCTTTGCTAGGGCAGCAGCAACACCATTACCCTGaatctgatgatgatgatcatcaGGAAGATCAAGACCAAAGCAAGGGCAAAGCCGGCGCACTTGTAGTCAACCcaagcagcagcaacaacgaTATTATTAATGTTGTCGTGTCCCACAGATCCCACCAGCACCAGCCAGTTGATCTTATTATTAATCCAACTGATGATGATCACATTCACATGACGGCGGATTCGGAGGataatattgatattgatCATGATATTGATCATGGGTACTTGCACCACTTGGTAGAAGCTCAAGCTCAAGCTGGGGATCATCACCTTGACGTGGATAGATATTGTGAAGAGGAGGATCAATTCGAATCTGTGATAGATATTGTGAAGAACTCAAAGCAACAGGCTGGGCAGGCATTCAGTCTGGAGGACGACATAGACCACGTGGCAGACTTGTTCATAAGGAGGGTCCACCGCCAAATCACAATTCAGAAGCAGCACTCCTTCAAGAGCAAGAGGCACCAGTGA